A single window of Micrococcaceae bacterium Sec5.1 DNA harbors:
- a CDS encoding ABC transporter ATP-binding protein — protein MIEVKDLVRQFKSGDRTIKPVNGVSFQLEKGSLASIVGKSGSGKSTLLSLLGALDKPTSGDVVVDGVSLAGLPESKLTEYRRRDIGFVFQQFNLIPNLSAVDNVMLPMEFAGVRKAARLKRAKELLEQVQLDPEKQSRRINRLSGGEQQRVAIARALANEPKLILADEPTGNLDEQTGEHIIELLSSLSRDHNTTILVVTHDRSLAQKADRCFRLQQGRLTEEVKSGSHR, from the coding sequence GTGATTGAAGTTAAGGACCTGGTCCGTCAGTTCAAGTCCGGTGACAGGACCATCAAGCCTGTCAATGGTGTGAGTTTCCAGCTGGAGAAGGGATCTCTGGCGTCGATCGTGGGCAAGAGCGGAAGCGGCAAAAGCACGCTGTTGTCCCTCCTGGGTGCACTGGACAAACCAACCAGTGGCGACGTCGTCGTGGATGGCGTGAGCTTGGCGGGGCTGCCGGAGAGCAAGCTGACCGAGTACCGCCGCCGCGATATCGGCTTCGTGTTCCAACAGTTCAACCTGATCCCGAACCTCAGCGCCGTGGACAACGTCATGCTGCCTATGGAGTTCGCCGGTGTCCGCAAGGCTGCACGGCTGAAGCGGGCCAAGGAACTGCTGGAGCAGGTGCAGTTGGATCCGGAAAAGCAGTCCCGCCGGATCAATCGCCTGTCCGGTGGCGAGCAGCAGCGCGTCGCGATCGCGAGGGCGCTGGCCAACGAGCCCAAGCTGATCCTGGCCGATGAGCCCACGGGAAACCTGGATGAGCAGACCGGCGAGCACATCATCGAACTGCTGAGCTCACTGAGCCGCGACCACAACACCACCATCCTGGTAGTCACCCACGACCGCAGCCTGGCGCAGAAAGCGGACCGCTGCTTCCGTCTTCAGCAGGGCCGGCTCACCG